A window from Argopecten irradians isolate NY chromosome 3, Ai_NY, whole genome shotgun sequence encodes these proteins:
- the LOC138319997 gene encoding fibrinolytic enzyme, isozyme C-like → MMNGLVFVCTLLVADSLAKLVVPVPVHPSQGLIDEAEQMTESRIVNGDDATIGANPWQVSLRSSNSHICGGSILNSTAVITAAHCVDGSGSYTVRYGSGKRTDGGSVTTVTKVTMHPSYDSGAGLYPNDIAVLRVEKMHLHSNAQAIPLNSRSNSDLAGLDPGSCRITGWGRTSGTGPLPDTLQGTNVKILTDSTCKNVWGNYICNTCHICLQAEDGATQISACNGDSGGPLVCANGNTMELVGVTSWGASGCPTTYPSVYAEVNSYRDFLINYSA, encoded by the exons ATGATGAATGGGCTCGTCTTCGTTTGTACTTTGCTGGTGGCCG ATTCTTTGGCGAAATTGGTTGTTCCGGTACCCGTACATCCGTCTCAGGGGTTGATCGACGAGGCCGAACAG ATGACCGAGAGTAGGATTGTCAACGGGGATGATGCCACAATCGGTGCCAATCCCTGGCAGGTATCACTCCGATCCAGTAACAGTCATATCTGCGGCGGAAGCATCCTAAATTCTACTGCTGTTATAACAGCCGCACATTGTGTAGACGGAAG TGGATCCTATACCGTAAGGTATGGCAGCGGAAAAAGAACAGACGGTGGATCCGTAACCACAGTCACAAAAGTAACCATG CATCCAAGCTACGATTCAGGAGCTGGGTTATATCCGAACGACATTGCAGTACTGAGGGTGGAAAAAATGCATTTGCATAGTAACGCACAAGCCATTCCCCTAAATTCTAGGAGCAATAGCGATTTGGCTGGATTGGATCCAGGATCATGTAGAATCACCGGTTGGGGACGAACTTCAGGCACAG GCCCTCTTCCGGACACCCTTCAAGGCACCAATGTGAAGATTTTGACGGACAGTACGTGCAAGAACGTGTGGGGAAATTACATATGTAACACGTGTCACATTTGTCTTCAAGCAGAAGATGGTGCTACCCAAATTAGTGCATGTAAT GGTGACAGTGGTGGACCTTTGGTGTGTGCAAATGGCAATACCATGGAACTTGTTGGAGTGACGTCATGGGGCGCGTCTGGCTGTCCAACGACCTACCCGTCAGTGTATGCCGAGGTTAACAGCTACAGGGACTTTTTGATAAACTATTCTGCATAG